A single Lactuca sativa cultivar Salinas chromosome 8, Lsat_Salinas_v11, whole genome shotgun sequence DNA region contains:
- the LOC111911318 gene encoding E3 ubiquitin-protein ligase ATL41: protein MSDRHDDDDSPFWPRGNSTNVNSRILLIAIISLSFVVVVVTMLHVYARYILRRQARQRAAFRGIGIVAHIQSEEPPKRGLEPTVISSLPILMYKDIDHNPDHSSVSPECAVCLSTFEGGQMIRVLPNCNHHFHADCIDKWLSSRSSCPICRHEVEPGASINPLPREPSTRLGVASAPPLERIGSVVIPLEGTSDQMVSTSEKVNGANSRLSSFRRMLSMDRSSRRANSCTQGENEDLERQ from the coding sequence ATGTCCGATCGACATGACGACGACGATTCACCCTTTTGGCCTCGTGGGAACTCAACCAATGTTAATAGTAGGATCTTGCTCATTGCTATTATATCCTTATCTTTTGTTGTGGTCGTCGTAACCATGTTGCATGTATACGCAAGGTACATACTCCGCCGCCAAGCCCGCCAACGAGCCGCTTTCCGAGGTATCGGAATCGTGGCTCATATCCAGTCCGAAGAGCCACCGAAAAGAGGTCTTGAACCCACTGTTATCTCTTCCCTCCCTATACTCATGTATAAGGACATCGATCACAATCCGGACCATTCAAGTGTGAGCCCTGAATGCGCTGTTTGTTTAAGCACGTTCGAGGGTGGCCAGATGATTAGGGTTTTACCAAACTGTAATCACCATTTTCATGCTGACTGCATTGATAAATGGTTAAGCTCAAGGTCCAGTTGTCCCATTTGTCGTCATGAAGTGGAGCCAGGTGCCTCCATTAATCCCTTACCTCGCGAgcctagtactaggctaggggtAGCTTCTGCTCCACCTTTAGAACGTATCGGTTCTGTAGTAATTCCTCTTGAAGGGACATCAGATCAAATGGTATCAACCTCGGAAAAAGTCAATGGAGCGAATTCGAGATTGAGTTCTTTTCGAAGGATGCTTAGTATGGACAGGTCTTCACGGCGTGCTAATTCATGTACACAAGGAGAAAATGAAGATCTCGAAAGACAGTAA